From the genome of Ovis aries strain OAR_USU_Benz2616 breed Rambouillet chromosome 5, ARS-UI_Ramb_v3.0, whole genome shotgun sequence:
aaaatgtctcCTGCCACATCAATAAACAAGAcatgtcacagccatcagtgatttctggcctccaaatgtgaatgtgAGCTCCCCAagctatgatccagcagatgttgccaccTGCAAgttgattgctgaggagctgggggaatgcaagaagcaagGGGAACACAGAAACAGggttggccccagatagctgagatgcatatgaaaggaatggattcagtgagcccagaggcttgcagcttcccatacatagaatggTAAATTCCTTGACTTGatacctgatctttgatgttcagactgcctgctcccttttttgcaaacttgtatatagccttgacatcccctcctgtctccttggagcagttttctcagagctactgagattcTGTCTTCCTGGCTCTGAGtccttaacattcccaccaaatgaaataactctctactttcaggcTGTGATTATATTTTTTAGTGGACAGTAGCTAGGATTCCTGGTTCTCATCCAggctacccaggttcaattcctggtgcaGGGAATCTGGATCTTGCTTCATGCCACCGCTCACTGCTCCCTCACTGAGATCACTGAGGCTTATGTAAGATGAAGTCTCACAGTCAGGGGTTGGTGATGAGGAACAAATGTGCAAGGATCTTGTCTTCTTCCTCTTGTATTGTTTCAGAAACAGTCATAGGCTGGCATCAGTCATCTAGTAATCGGGTCTGGCACTCAGCGGACTCTGTGACCTTCTTTCTGATATGTAAAAAGAACTAAAAGGGGGAGAGTGCTGTAAAGGTAAGCACCAGGTAAAGGATGTATTTAGCATAGAGTCAAAGGATAATCAGGGTTAAAGTTAGGgttagacagggaagcctgcggtGCTGCTGTCCATGTGTTGGCATGAGTATaacatgacttagcgagtgaacaacaacaatagcaaaaaagGATAATAGGTGCAAAATGAAGCTCCTGCAGACTTTGGGGCCGAAAAGCAAACTCAGTTAAAGACTACAGATTAGGAACAGTTGAAGTGAAAACTAGGAATGTTCAGGCCTGCTCAGTGTTATCTGTGTCTTCTTCATTCTCAGGAAAGGGACAGGAAAAACTCACTCCTCTTTTATCCCACACTGATATTAAAttataactaaaatatatatgtgtatatatacacacacatatgtataaatatatagagGTTGGTTTTGGATGTCTCTCAGTTTTGTTTCATatagtcttttaaaattgaatttcataAGTGCTGAAAGTACATAACGTTGATACGGGGACTCTGTGTCTTGAAGTTTCAGCAGTAGCAGGAAGGCCATCTCATTTTTCTACATCTTCTGACGccatctctcctctctcacccacCTGCTCATGTCCCTCATTagaatggtttccttttctggacTGGACCATCTTACACGAGCACTTTCTAGGCCCTTGCCCTGGCTCTTCCCTTGAGAGGCACATACTTTCCCAGTTATGCTCACGTCACTGGCTCTCTCCTCCTTGAAATCCGTTCAAATATCACCTTGTTCGAAGTTTCTTCCTgaacatgtatttaaaaatagcatCTTTCCTTGACTCTCTCTATTACATCTGCTTTATCTTCGTAGCATCAATAACCACCGGACACACTTcatattgttttttatttgctcCTCTTCTCCATAACTGGAttttggaatttttgtttttcagaacgGTCCATTTATTGCATGTACAGTGCCTGGTATTTGTCTCAATTCAAGACAAATTCCTCAAGTATGTGAAAGAATTTCTCATTAAAAACTTGAATACATGACGTCTTGAGGAAAAAACTTGCTAATTAGAGATGGCACAGGGAAATCCCTAAAAAGATTCAAATCCGTgaataaaatactgaaattaaCTTCTTCATGGCAAAAGATATATGGtcccatttaaaaaatgggaataatgccAGTTTGTATGAAAACAGTCATGGTATTTACAGCTTTCCTGGTAATCATACCCACCGTGTGACAGTAAGGAACCAAACAGGAAGTTCAGAATTTCTTCTTATGGGATTTTCAGAGTCACCTGAACTGCAGCCCTTCATATTTGGGCTTTTTCTCTCCATGTACCTGATCACTATGTTTGGAAACCTGCTCATCATCCTGGCCGTCAGCTCAGATCCCCACctgcacacccccatgtacttcttcctctccaacctgTCCTTTGTAGACATCTGtttcacctccaccaccatcccaAAGATGCTAAAGAACATTTGGGCACAGAGTAAAGTTATAACCTATGAAGGCTGCATTATCCAGATGCAGTTTTTTGCACTCTTTATAGGATTGGACGTCTTCCTCCTGactgtgatggcctatgaccgctttgtggccatctgccacccccTGCACTACACAGTCATCATGAACCCCCGGATCTGTGGACTGATGGTGCTGGTGTCCTGGATCATCAGTGTCCTGAATTCCTTGTTAGAAAGCTTAATGATGTTGAGACTGTCCTTCTGTACAGTCTTAGAAATTCCCCATTTTTTCTGCGAACTCAATCAGATGATCCAACTTGCCTGTTCTGACACCTTTCTCAATAATTTGGAGATGTATTTTAAAGCTGTGTTCCTGGCTGGTGGTTCCCTTATATGTATCGTTTACTCTTACTCTAAGATAGTTTCCTCCATACATAGAATCTCATCTGCTCAGGGGAAGTATAAAGCATTTTCCAGCTGTGCATCACACCTTTTAGTTGTCTCGATATTTTATTGTACAGGCTTAGGTGTTTACCTTAGCTTGGCTGGTACTCACAGCTCACACTCAAGTGCCACAGCCTCGGTGATGTATACTGTGGTCAcacccatgctgaaccccttcatctacagTCTGAGGAATAAAGACTTAAAGAAGGGTCTGAAAAAACTCTTTGGAAAGGTAATTTTAAAAGGTCCTATTGTCATAGATCTTAAGAAGTACTTGTAGTAGCAGAGCTCAAATATTGGGCCCAGTGTTGCCATTGTTTGGTCAGATTGTGGAAATAGAAGATGCctcctctatttttcttgaaaatttgaTTTTGATTTCAACTTTATACAATTTATGTAACTCACTTTTATGCTTTGTGATGTCTGATATCCTATATTTCTCCCTGTTAAGTTTCCTATTCTCCCATATTTCCAGTTTTGGATATAAAACATTGGAAATTCCCATTTATATCAAGGGACTACATGATCTCTTAAGAATAATTTCTCCTCAGATGAAATAGTAAGGCTAGAGTgagcattgttttgttttgcttgactAAGAGAAGAGTTATGAATTATTCAACCCCTACGGGGGAAGATCCCTACTTTTGGCATTCACAACTATTAATAAgtttataaaagaggaaaactGAGAATGTAGTTTTAATGTTTCTCAACATCATTCTGTGCATATCCATTTCTTAGTTACTCTTCTtgataatacaaattttaaattactgGTTGTTATCACTGGTCATAGGATATTTTGCTACTCATTAGGATCTTGCCCTGATATAAGCTGGTGTCCACTGTAATGATGGTCTTCCATCATTACTGGCAAATACTGATAATATATTACATGTTCCCAAGTGAAATCTACACTGAAagacaaatttgaaaaaatagaCTGATATAATATGACCTTAGACTTCACTTTATGTAAGACAAACCAAAATATGAAATCATGCATTTATTACTATGCAAAATCTATATTTTTCAGGTGATTCATTAAAATATGGACTATGAGTATCTGTTTGAAAGGTACATTCTTTAAGTTGAAGGACTggtgggatatatatatatatatttttttttcattatagaaaGGGTTTTTAGTTTGCAGTTATGAGATAAAATGTCAAAAGTCAATTATAGGTTTTTGtgacaaaaaattaaacaattatacatttataatacaAAAGAGTAGTATTTATTGACACATTATGatctatttaaatttattaccTTCATTAATTATAGCTGTTCAATAATTTATATGGTATTGAAGGGTAATAATTTACATCatttagaataattttctttttttaaattttcatgtataaacaaagataaactttcaaattataaaatgaacttacaaaatggACAGAGAAATGTAGAACATTTCaaagtttatcatttttttcagtattaGAAATTGTTTACAAGGTCTAATTCAAATGAGTTTTATGGTACAGCCATGCTTTGTAATTTATAAGAATTTTCAATGAAGAATTGTTCCTTAAACATATTATGAGTAAGCTCAGTTTTATCATGTCAAGAAAGTACAATTATTACTAACCTAAAGTATGTATTTTCATTAAGTTTTTGAAAGTCTTATGTAAtgcttctaaatttattttagaaaaaaaaatattttttccacttataatgcagtagtcatgtatggatgtgagagttggactgactGTGAAGAACAcacatccatatatatatttttaataatttttaattcctGATTAGAAATCTCTAGTGCTTTCAGTAATtattattctttccatttctcttaatAACCTATCTCCATCTATTCATAATTCTGTCAGACCTCTATGGGGACAGAGAATGAACAGTATCAATAATGTCCATTAAGTATTATCCTCATTATTAAAGGATGACACATAGAAAACTCAGATTCTCTTCAGGTATGTGATTGTGCAAATATCCATGTCCTTCCAACCTCTCCATGGGGCATCAAAGGGACCTCACTGGAGTCCCTTTTTCATAGAGCTATATGAAACAAACTTGAAC
Proteins encoded in this window:
- the LOC101108830 gene encoding olfactory receptor 7A17-like, which translates into the protein MYLITMFGNLLIILAVSSDPHLHTPMYFFLSNLSFVDICFTSTTIPKMLKNIWAQSKVITYEGCIIQMQFFALFIGLDVFLLTVMAYDRFVAICHPLHYTVIMNPRICGLMVLVSWIIIVSIFYCTGLGVYLSLAGTHSSHSSATASVMYTVVTPMLNPFIYSLRNKDLKKGLKKLFGKVILKGPIVIDLKKYL